From a region of the Musa acuminata AAA Group cultivar baxijiao unplaced genomic scaffold, Cavendish_Baxijiao_AAA HiC_scaffold_1075, whole genome shotgun sequence genome:
- the LOC135666142 gene encoding protein ENDOSPERM DEFECTIVE 1-like, giving the protein MMVESSSLPPLPPPLASAAQPPIPTPPATDRRPRRPRAREVTSRYLSPSPSSSCSSSETQHFAASPRNVCPAVSLLPLLPKKPHKHHEPLEADENQPLTSTRRSVETPLPVSTKPPSTLKKKAVVRLFADNNAATGAAEQPPRPGDTKRRPRPGTPMPPHLVADGTSVGRRNPRPPTPARVSPFPFEGNSYGHGSGDNRLEETLSENSFSDSETCSVSSQGGLCDSPPLLPPASCRSRPVAEVRSSMPEADLLSARRATEACSSRQTGAEDSACRASTSSFCLRSLTPAMSCRQQQHPLNLSKSVNRPLFSSKPPQPPTAKSSTEVKKGKKESSRKEEVHVLKLLDNHYVQWRFINAKARAAMEARRIAAERSLHGLSATIAELQSSVTEKKIQLEQLKRRESLSSIIRCQMLHLDEWTVLEDEYSSSLSGATKALQDASLRLPINGNVKVDNRELKEVLDYALLMLESLSPCVENFLPKTADIDNVASDLASVISTQKTLVEECGNLLSEAHRLQVKECSLRTQLIQVKQHNVYSSTVLQVS; this is encoded by the exons ATGATGGTGGAATCCTCTTCACTTCCTCCTCTTCCCCCTCCACTGGCGTCGGCTGCACAGCCCCCGATCCCCACCCCTCCGGCCACCGACAGGAGGCCCCGCCGGCCCCGTGCTAGGGAGGTCACCTCTCGCTACCTGTCcccctccccttcctcctcctgtTCGTCTTCCGAAACCCAACACTTCGCTGCGTCTCCGAGGAATGTTTGCCCCGCCGTCTCCCTCCTCCCGCTCCTCCCCAAGAAGCCGCACAAGCATCACGAACCCCTGGAGGCCGACGAGAACCAGCCCCTGACATCCACCCGGCGCAGCGTGGAGACGCCCCTCCCCGTCTCCACCAAGCCTCCCAGCACCCTCAAGAAGAAGGCCGTCGTCCGGTTGTTCGCGGACAACAATGCCGCTACCGGTGCAGCGGAGCAGCCACCGCGGCCGGGTGATACGAAGCGGAGGCCGAGGCCGGGAACCCCGATGCCGCCCCACCTTGTCGCGGATGGCACCAGCGTCGGGAGAAGGAACCCCCGCCCTCCCACGCCGGCCCGGGTGAGCCCGTTTCCGTTCGAGGGCAACAGCTACGGTCATGGAAGCGGCGATAATCGGCTCGAGGAGACCTTGTCGGAGAATTCTTTCTCGGATTCAGAGACTTGCAGCGTTAGCAGCCAGGGCGGCCTCTGTGACAGCCCGCCCCTCCTCCCCCCTGCGTCTTGCAGATCGAGGCCGGTGGCCGAGGTCCGGTCCTCCATGCCGGAGGCCGACCTCCTGTCGGCCAGACGCGCCACGGAAGCGTGTTCCAGCCGACAAACCGGCGCCGAAGACTCTGCTTGTAGGGCGTCGACCAGCTCGTTCTGCCTCCGATCCCTAACCCCGGCCATGTCCTGCCGTCAGCAGCAGCATCCGCTCAATTTGAGCAAGTCCGTCAATAGGCCCCTTTTCTCGTCAAAGCCGCCGCAACCTCCGACTGCTAAATCCAGCACGGAGgtgaagaaggggaagaaggagtcGAGCCGGAAGGAGGAAGTCCATGTGCTTAAGCTACTCGACAACCATTACGTGCAGTGGAGGTTCATTAACGCCAAAGCACGAGCAGCAATGGAAGCTCGGAGAATTGCTGCCGAG AGATCACTGCACGGGCTTTCGGCGACGATCGCAGAGCTCCAAAGCTCCGTTACTGAGAAGAAGATCCAACTCGAACAACTCAAGAGAAGAGAAAGTCTATCGTCCATCATCCGCTGTCAG ATGCTGCATTTGGATGAGTGGACAGTTCTTGAAGACGAATATTCAAGTTCTCTTTCAGGAGCAACAAAGGCTCTTCAGGATGCTTCACTTAGACTCCCAATTAATGGGAATGTGAAG GTTGATAATAGAGAACTCAAAGAAGTTCTAGACTATGCATTACTAATGCTGGAATCACTTTCTCCATGTGTGGAAAATTTTCTACCAAAG ACAGCAGATATTGATAATGTAGCTTCAGATCTCGCAAGTGTAATCAGTACTCAGAAAACTCTAGTTGAGGAATGTGGAAATCTTTTATCGGAGGCACATAGGTTGCAG GTGAAGGAATGCAGCTTGAGAACCCAACTTATTCAAGTAAAGCAGCACAATGTATACTCAAGTACCGTACTTCAGGTCTCTTAA
- the LOC135666143 gene encoding ubiquitin-conjugating enzyme E2-17 kDa-like has product MASRRILKELKDLQKDPPTSCSAGPVAEDMFHWQATIMGPSDSPFAGGVFLVNIHFPPDYPFKPPKVSFCTKVFHPNINSNGSICLDILKDQWSPALTISKVLLSICSLLTDPNPDDPLVPEIAHMYKTDRAKYEMTAQAWTQKHAMG; this is encoded by the exons ATGGCCTCGAGGCGGATTTTGAAGGAGTTGAAGGACTTGCAGAAGGATCCTCCCACATCGTGCAGCGCAG GCCCTGTGGCTGAAGATATGTTCCACTGGCAAGCAACTATTATGGGACCTAGCGATAGCCCTTTTGCTGGAGGTGTATTTCTGGTGAATATACACTTTCCACCAGATTATCCTTTCAAGCCACCCAAG GTGTCCTTCTGCACCAAGGTTTTCCATCCAAATATTAATAGCAATGGGAGTATATGCCTTGACATTCTAAAGGATCAGTGGAGCCCTGCCCTGACTATATCAAAG GTGTTGCTGTCCATTTGTTCCCTTCTGACAGATCCAAATCCAGATGATCCATTAGTGCCTGAAATTGCTCACATGTACAAGACTGACAGAGCAAAGTATGAGATGACTGCCCAGGCCTGGACGCAGAAGCATGCCATGGGATGA